The Stieleria sp. JC731 genome has a segment encoding these proteins:
- a CDS encoding RNA polymerase sigma factor: protein MSNVDPQLVDADVSEADDSDSIPEFIDRLYRESSRRVFASLARCLGDLDLAEDALQDAFTQAATQWTQDGLPDNPIAWLISTGRFKAIDRIRKDSKIGQNAASISDRIQRIAAINSERGDQSIEDDRLRLIFTCCHPAIDRSVQIPLTLREVCGLTTEEIASAFLTKPAAMAQRIVRGKSKIRDANIPITIPELTELPGRLDVVLSVVYLIFNEGYCASSGDSLTRVELSSEAIRLGRLLVELSPDPEVKGLLALMLLHESRRQSRTDSEGNIILLEKQDRSRWDSEMIAEGRRLVEQAIASRRVGGYTIQAAISAVHSEAQSASDTDWAQIVALYDVLMLLEGSPVVELNRAVAVAMRDQPSAGVELIERIHQRGQLLEYAPAFSALAELQRRSGRSAVAAELFRKALELTTQQSERRFLQQRIDEMES, encoded by the coding sequence ATGTCAAACGTTGACCCACAATTGGTTGATGCTGATGTATCGGAAGCAGATGATTCCGATTCGATCCCTGAGTTCATCGACCGTCTTTATCGAGAGTCATCGCGCCGAGTCTTTGCCTCGCTGGCACGTTGCTTGGGGGATTTGGATCTCGCCGAGGACGCTTTGCAAGATGCCTTTACACAGGCAGCGACTCAGTGGACCCAAGACGGTCTTCCGGACAATCCGATTGCCTGGTTGATATCCACGGGCCGATTCAAAGCGATCGACCGAATCCGCAAGGACTCAAAAATTGGACAAAACGCGGCATCGATTTCGGATCGAATCCAGCGAATCGCGGCGATCAATTCTGAGCGGGGCGATCAATCCATTGAGGATGATCGGTTGCGGTTGATCTTTACCTGTTGCCACCCGGCGATTGACCGAAGCGTGCAAATTCCATTGACGTTGCGAGAGGTTTGTGGGCTGACAACCGAGGAGATCGCGAGTGCATTTTTGACAAAGCCTGCGGCGATGGCTCAGCGGATCGTCCGCGGCAAATCCAAGATCCGAGACGCGAACATTCCGATAACGATTCCGGAACTGACTGAACTGCCTGGCCGACTGGATGTCGTGTTGTCGGTGGTCTATCTGATTTTCAATGAAGGCTACTGCGCATCCAGCGGTGATTCACTAACACGTGTCGAACTTTCATCCGAAGCGATTCGGTTGGGACGACTGCTGGTGGAACTGAGTCCTGATCCGGAAGTCAAAGGATTACTGGCGCTGATGTTGCTGCACGAGTCACGCAGGCAATCTCGCACCGATTCCGAAGGAAATATAATCCTGTTGGAAAAGCAAGATCGTAGCCGTTGGGATTCGGAAATGATTGCGGAGGGACGACGTTTGGTTGAGCAGGCGATCGCGTCTCGTCGAGTCGGTGGCTATACGATTCAGGCAGCCATTTCGGCGGTCCACTCAGAAGCGCAGTCGGCGTCCGACACAGACTGGGCTCAAATTGTGGCTCTTTACGATGTCTTGATGTTGCTGGAAGGCTCGCCGGTGGTCGAGCTAAATCGCGCAGTTGCGGTGGCGATGCGTGACCAGCCGAGTGCCGGTGTTGAGCTAATCGAGCGAATTCATCAACGGGGGCAGTTGCTCGAATACGCTCCGGCATTTTCCGCCTTGGCTGAATTGCAAAGGCGATCTGGTCGTTCTGCGGTAGCCGCCGAATTGTTTCGAAAGGCGCTTGAGCTGACAACGCAGCAATCCGAGCGTCGATTCCTTCAGCAACGAATTGATGAGATGGAAAGTTAG
- a CDS encoding VOC family protein — MGHTANLSAPPTVTTYLFFAGRCEEAIDFYQQALGATVVSKLRWSDSPDPHACASVADDWKDKIMHVSFNVGETLVMGSDGSGSPAEKSAGFEGFRLTLTLASKSDCSAVFDALSAEGTVDVPLAESFFSPMFGMVTDKFGVAWMVMMQGEVS, encoded by the coding sequence ATGGGTCACACGGCTAACCTGTCGGCGCCACCAACTGTCACGACCTACTTGTTCTTCGCGGGGCGTTGCGAAGAAGCGATCGATTTTTACCAGCAGGCACTAGGTGCCACCGTGGTTTCGAAGCTACGTTGGAGCGACTCACCAGATCCCCATGCCTGCGCGAGTGTTGCTGATGACTGGAAAGATAAAATCATGCATGTCAGCTTTAACGTTGGCGAAACGCTCGTGATGGGGTCCGATGGTTCGGGCAGTCCTGCGGAGAAGTCCGCGGGGTTCGAGGGCTTTCGATTAACTTTAACCCTCGCGAGCAAGTCCGATTGCAGTGCGGTCTTTGATGCGCTTTCGGCTGAAGGAACTGTTGACGTGCCACTTGCCGAAAGCTTCTTTTCGCCGATGTTCGGAATGGTGACCGACAAGTTTGGTGTTGCTTGGATGGTGATGATGCAGGGTGAGGTCAGCTGA
- a CDS encoding YciI family protein codes for MKYMLLIYGAESDWTESERTECMLESKRISDELKEQGMLIDSAPLHSVSSATCIQVRDGRRLTTDGPFAETAEQLGGYYLIDVEDLDEAIKIAERLPPASKGTVEIRPLFPIPSA; via the coding sequence ATGAAGTATATGTTGTTGATCTATGGAGCAGAAAGCGATTGGACCGAGTCCGAACGCACGGAATGTATGCTGGAATCGAAACGGATCAGCGATGAATTGAAAGAGCAGGGAATGTTGATCGATAGTGCTCCGCTGCACAGCGTTTCGAGCGCGACTTGCATTCAGGTTCGCGATGGCAGACGGCTAACGACTGACGGCCCATTCGCCGAAACCGCTGAACAGCTTGGAGGGTACTATCTGATCGACGTCGAAGATCTTGATGAGGCGATCAAGATTGCTGAGCGTTTGCCGCCAGCAAGCAAAGGGACTGTTGAAATTCGACCCCTGTTTCCGATCCCGAGCGCGTAA
- a CDS encoding prefoldin subunit: MSIRSDTKSWQRWFAGRNEALMFCLALVYLICVAILIVVWVDMPGLKQSAVETLGEGNLDEPSLFRYAIGLEHVVVFLMGLVWIVTIAESIVHWSTRPWDSEMRKHHLQGLLFCLCPALRMGASSPEMHGRIWLPGFGWRQGGRRLQRQLERKFSVPMMIVALLIMPILVVEFFMKDQVAAYGLLRLFLHMGTGVIWFAFAAEFILMVSIAEKKIQYCKDHWIDLAIILIPLVSFLRSLSLARTTKLANLVRFQQLSNAMRAYRLRGTAIKAFRVLVLFDIFERLLSPNCERRIEKMEAQLEELEKQSRLLRQRIAKLKIEASEQSSDGDSTVESTSST, encoded by the coding sequence ATGAGCATTCGCTCCGACACGAAATCGTGGCAACGCTGGTTTGCCGGTCGCAACGAGGCACTGATGTTCTGCCTTGCGCTTGTGTATTTGATCTGCGTCGCGATCTTGATCGTGGTCTGGGTCGACATGCCCGGGTTGAAACAAAGTGCGGTTGAAACGCTGGGCGAGGGTAATTTAGACGAGCCTTCTCTGTTTCGTTATGCGATCGGCCTTGAACACGTTGTCGTGTTCCTGATGGGATTGGTTTGGATCGTGACGATCGCGGAGTCCATCGTTCACTGGTCCACAAGGCCTTGGGATAGCGAGATGCGGAAGCATCACTTGCAAGGCTTGTTGTTTTGTCTTTGCCCTGCCCTTCGGATGGGAGCGAGCAGCCCAGAGATGCATGGTCGCATTTGGTTGCCGGGGTTTGGCTGGCGGCAAGGCGGGCGTAGGCTTCAACGTCAACTGGAACGCAAATTCAGCGTCCCGATGATGATCGTGGCGCTACTGATCATGCCGATCCTGGTGGTCGAATTCTTCATGAAAGACCAAGTCGCGGCCTATGGATTGCTGCGATTGTTTCTGCATATGGGAACCGGGGTTATTTGGTTCGCATTTGCGGCTGAGTTCATTCTGATGGTTTCGATTGCTGAAAAGAAGATTCAGTATTGCAAAGATCATTGGATCGACTTGGCCATCATCTTAATTCCGTTGGTCTCATTCCTACGGTCGCTCAGTTTGGCCCGCACGACAAAGCTGGCAAACCTGGTTCGGTTTCAGCAATTGTCAAACGCCATGCGTGCATACCGTTTGCGTGGAACCGCGATCAAAGCGTTCCGAGTGTTGGTGTTGTTTGACATTTTTGAACGCTTGTTAAGCCCCAATTGCGAACGTCGCATCGAAAAGATGGAAGCGCAGCTCGAGGAGCTTGAAAAGCAATCACGGTTGCTACGTCAGCGAATTGCCAAACTGAAAATTGAAGCGTCGGAACAGTCAAGCGATGGTGACTCGACGGTCGAGTCTACATCTTCGACATAG
- a CDS encoding VanZ family protein, producing the protein MRPVSGIKILGLRLGVILLVSYWIVLFAGTHLPSTTLITPELHDKSKHFAGYFVLSLLLCYVTHTNRKHRYPNLYRFGGIATLLLLYGCVDEWSQRFSPGRHPDVWDLFADGCGIFAAIAFYLLVKRFSKKKSLSTATAS; encoded by the coding sequence ATGCGTCCCGTCTCTGGAATCAAGATACTTGGATTACGTCTCGGCGTCATCCTGCTGGTGTCGTACTGGATTGTACTCTTTGCCGGAACACACCTACCATCGACGACACTGATCACTCCAGAATTGCACGACAAGTCGAAACATTTCGCCGGCTATTTCGTGCTATCCCTCTTGCTGTGCTACGTCACACACACCAACCGGAAACACCGATACCCGAACCTTTACCGTTTTGGTGGAATCGCGACACTGCTGCTGCTCTACGGTTGCGTTGACGAATGGAGCCAACGTTTCTCGCCGGGACGGCACCCAGACGTTTGGGACTTGTTCGCAGATGGCTGTGGCATATTCGCTGCGATCGCGTTTTACCTTTTGGTCAAAAGGTTCAGCAAAAAGAAATCCCTTTCAACGGCAACGGCATCTTAG
- a CDS encoding DUF1080 domain-containing protein: MAQEASTGAKPPASSQSKDSSKDEADSNAKKDWISLNDHWKKCEFGGDGEITIKDGHIRMEFGQPLTGVRWGGPFEGEKDAKPSESQTSDVKALPRNNYEVRWECRRDRGVDFVCAMTFPVGKEVASLVMGGWGGGVTGISSIDGHDASDNETTMFKAYDDERWYKARVRVEDVQITVWIDDIKMFDVPRKDRKFDIRFEMDPCTPLGIANFECDSQFRNIAIRRLKPSELAKEDSDE, translated from the coding sequence ATGGCGCAAGAAGCCTCAACTGGTGCCAAACCACCCGCATCCAGTCAATCCAAGGATAGTTCTAAAGACGAGGCGGATTCAAACGCCAAAAAAGATTGGATTTCACTGAATGATCACTGGAAAAAATGCGAATTTGGCGGCGATGGTGAAATCACGATCAAAGACGGGCATATTCGTATGGAATTCGGTCAGCCGCTGACTGGCGTTCGCTGGGGAGGCCCCTTCGAAGGCGAAAAGGATGCCAAACCCAGTGAAAGTCAGACCAGTGATGTCAAAGCTCTGCCACGCAACAACTATGAAGTCCGTTGGGAATGCCGCCGAGATCGCGGTGTCGACTTTGTTTGTGCAATGACGTTTCCGGTCGGCAAAGAGGTCGCCAGTTTGGTGATGGGGGGCTGGGGCGGTGGCGTGACCGGAATCAGCAGCATCGACGGTCATGACGCCAGTGACAACGAAACGACGATGTTCAAAGCCTATGATGACGAGCGTTGGTACAAAGCACGGGTGCGTGTCGAAGATGTCCAGATCACCGTCTGGATCGATGACATCAAAATGTTCGATGTGCCTCGCAAAGATCGCAAGTTCGATATTCGCTTTGAAATGGATCCGTGCACGCCTTTGGGGATTGCCAACTTCGAGTGTGATTCGCAGTTTCGTAATATCGCTATTCGACGTCTAAAGCCCAGTGAATTGGCGAAAGAGGATAGCGACGAATAG
- the tadA gene encoding tRNA adenosine(34) deaminase TadA: protein MGSLNQQDIDEHFMGRALELAQQAALADEVPVGAIIIREHQTIAAAANERVALKDPTAHAEMIAITQAAAALGDWRLEKCTLYVTLEPCPMCAGAILQSRIPRVVFGATDPKGGAVVSLFQLLSDNRLNHRSEICSGIMADRCGQILTDFFASKRALGKK from the coding sequence ATGGGAAGTTTGAACCAGCAAGATATCGATGAGCACTTCATGGGCCGCGCTCTTGAGTTGGCGCAGCAAGCCGCGTTGGCGGATGAAGTTCCTGTAGGCGCGATCATCATTCGTGAACATCAAACGATCGCCGCGGCGGCCAATGAAAGGGTTGCGCTGAAGGACCCAACGGCACATGCGGAGATGATTGCGATCACACAAGCCGCGGCGGCGTTGGGAGATTGGCGACTGGAGAAATGCACGCTCTATGTCACGCTGGAACCTTGTCCGATGTGTGCCGGAGCGATTTTGCAGAGCCGCATACCTCGTGTCGTCTTTGGGGCAACGGACCCGAAAGGCGGCGCCGTGGTTAGTCTTTTTCAGCTTTTGTCGGACAATCGATTGAATCACCGATCGGAAATCTGTTCTGGGATCATGGCTGATCGATGCGGTCAAATCTTGACCGATTTCTTTGCCAGCAAGCGAGCGTTGGGCAAGAAGTAG